A genomic segment from Mus musculus strain C57BL/6J chromosome 13, GRCm38.p6 C57BL/6J encodes:
- the Phf2 gene encoding lysine-specific demethylase PHF2, producing MATVPVYCVCRLPYDVTRFMIECDACKDWFHGSCVGVEEEEAPDIDIYHCPNCEKTHGKSTLKKKRTWHKHGPGPTPDVKPVQNGSQLFIKELRSRTFPSAEDVVSRVPGSQLTVGYMEEHGFTEPILVPKKDGLGLAVPAPTFYVSDVENYVGPERSVDVTDVTKQKDCKMKLKEFVDYYYSTNRKRVLNVTNLEFSDTRMSSFVEPPDIVKKLSWVENYWPDDALLAKPKVTKYCLICVKDSYTDFHIDSGGASAWYHVLKGEKIFYLIRPASANISLYERWRSASNHSEMFFADQVDRCYKCTVKQGQTLFIPSGWIYATLTPVDCLAFAGHFLHSLSVEMQMRAYEVERRLKLGSLTQFPNFETACWYMGKHLLEAFKGSHKSGKQLPPHLVQGAKILNGAFRSWTKKQALAEHEDELPEHFRPSQLIKDLAKEIRLSENASKTVRPEVNAAASSDEVCDGDREKEEPPSPVETTPPRSLLEKVSKKKTSKTVKMPKPSKIPKPPKSPKPPKTLKLKDGSKKKGKKCKESASPTIPNLDLLEAHTKEALTKMEPPKKGKTPKSVLSVPNKDTVHTQNDMERLEIREQTKSKSEAKWKYKNSKPDSLLKMEEEQRLEKSPLAGNKDKFSFSFSNRKLLGSKALRPPSSPGVFGALQSFKEDKAKPVRDEYEYVSDDGELKIDEFPIRRKKSAPKRDLSFLLDKKEALLMPTSKPKLDSAVYKSDDSSDEGSLHIDTDTKPGRNAKVKKESGSSAAGILDLLQASEEVGALEYNPNSQPPASPSTQEAIQGMLSMANLQASDSCLQTTWGTGQAKGGSLAAHGARKIGGGNKGTGKRLLKRTAKNSVDLEDYEEQDHLDACFKDSDYVYPSLESDEDNPVFKSRSKKRKGSDDAPYSPTARVGPSVPRQDRPVREGTRVASIETGLAAAAAKLSQQEEQKNRKKKNTKRKPAPNTASPSISTSASASTGTTSASTTPASTTPASTTPASTTPASTSTASSQASQEGSSPEPPPESHSSSLADHEYTAAGTFSGSQAGRASQPMAPGVFLTQRRPSASSPNNTAAKGKRTKKGMATAKQRLGKILKIHRNGKLLL from the exons CTGTGTTggggtggaagaggaagaggcaccAGACATCGACATTTACCACTGCCCGAACTGCGAGAAAACCCATGGCAAGTCCACAC TCAAGAAAAAGCGGACTTGGCACAAACACGGCCCTGGGCCAACACCGGACGTGAAACCAGTGCAGAATGGCAGTCAGCTGTTCATCAAGGAGCTGCGGAGCCGAACCTTCCCCAG TGCTGAAGACGTGGTGTCCCGTGTGCCAGGTAGCCAGCTCACCGTGGGCTACATGGAGGAGCATGGCTTCACTGAGCCCATCCTTGTCCCCAAGAAAGATGGCCTGGGCTTAGCTGTCCCTGCCCCAACATTCTACGTGAGTGATGTGGAGAACTATGTGG GGCCGGAGAGGAGTGTGGATGTGACAGACGTTACCAAACAGAAAGACTGCAAAATGAAGCTGAAAGAATTCGTGGACTATTACTATAGCACGAACCGCAAGCGTGTTCTCAACGTGACCAACCTCGAGTTCTCAGACACCAG AATGTCCAGCTTTGTGGAGCCACCTGACATTGTGAAGAAACTATCGTGGGTGGAAAACTACTGGCCCGATGACGCGCTGCTGGCCAAGCCCAAGGTGACCAAGTACTGCCTGATCTGTGTGAAGGACAGCTACACCGACTTCCACATTGACTCTGGAGGTGCCTCAGCGTGGTACCATGTCCTCAAG GGGGAGAAGATCTTCTATCTCATCCGGCCAGCCTCAGCCAACATCTCCCTATATGAGCGCTGGCGGTCAGCCTCCAACCACAGCGAGATGTTCTTCGCCGACCAGGTGGACAGGTGCTATAAATGCACTGTCAAGCAGGGCCAGACCCTCTTCATCCCCTCAG GCTGGATCTATGCCACACTCACCCCCGTGGACTGCCTGGCCTTCGCTGGACATTTCCTCCACAGCCTCAGTGTGGAGATGCAGATGAG GGCATACGAGGTGGAAAGGAGGTTAAAACTTGGCAGCCTGACTCAGTTTCCCAACTTTGAAACTGCCTGCTGGTACATGGGAAAGCACCTATTGGAAGCGTTCAAAG GTTCTCACAAGTCTGGGAAACAGCTGCCCCCACACTTAGTTCAAGGAGCTAAAATTCTCAATGGTGCTTTTAGGTCATGGACGAAGAAGCAG GCTTTGGCAGAGCATGAGGACGAACTCCCAGAGCACTTCAGGCCCTCACAGCTCATCAAGGACCTGGCCAAAGAGATCAGGCTCAGTGAG AATGCCTCCAAAACTGTCCGACCTGAAGTAAACGCTGCCGCCTCCTCAGATGAGGTCTGTGATGGAGACCGGGAGAAGGAAGAACCGCCATCTCCTGTTGAGACTACCCCACCTCGATCCCTCCTGGAGAAAGTGTCCAAAAAAAAGACTTCCAAGACTGTGAAGATGCCCAAGCCATCCAAAATTCCCAAGCCCCCCAAATCCCCCAAGCCCCCCAAAACTCTGAAGCTCAAAGATGGGagcaagaagaaagggaagaagtgcAAGGAGTCAGCCTCACCCACCATCCCCAACCTAGACCTGCTTGAGGCTCACACAAAGGAGGCGCTGACCAAGATGGAGCCACCGAAGAAAGGGAAG ACCCCAAAGAGCGTCCTGAGTGTTCCCAATAAGGACACAGTCCACACGCAGAATGACATGGAAAGGCTGGAAATTCGAGAGCAAACAAAGAGCAAGTCAGAAGCCAAGTGGAAATACAAG AACAGCAAACCTGACTCGTTactgaagatggaggaggagcagAGGCTGGAGAAGTCGCCCCTGGCTGGGAACAAGGacaagttttccttttctttctccaacaGAAAACTCCTGGG CTCCAAGGCCCTCAGGCCCCCGAGCAGCCCTGGTGTGTTCGGCGCCTTGCAGAGCTTCAAGGAGGACAAGGCCAAGCCCGTGCGCGATGAGTATGAGTACGTATCAGATGATGGGGAGCTGAAGATAGACGAGTTTCCCATCAGGAGGAAGAAGAGCGCCCCCAAAAGGGACTTGTCCT TCTTGTTAGACAAGAAGGAGGCTCTCCTCATGCCCACCTCGAAGCCAAAGCTGGATTCTGCGGTGTACAAG AGCGATGACTCCTCTGACGAGGGCTCTCTGCACATCGACACGGACACCAAGCCAGGCAGAAATGCCAAAGTGAAGAAGGAGAGTGGGAGCTCCGCGGCCGGCATCCTGGACCTGCTGCAGGCCAGCGAGGAGGTTGGCGCACTCGAGTACAACCCCAACAG CCAGCCCCCTGCCTcccccagcacacaggaagccATTCAGGGAATGCTCTCCATGGCCAATCTGCAGGCCTCTGACTCTTGCCTGCAGACCACATGGGGCACGGGGCAGGCCAAGGGTGGCTCACTGGCAGCCCATGGTGCCCGGAAGATTGGTGGTGGCAACAAAGGCACAGGCAAGCGCCTGCTGAAGAGGACTGCCAAGAACAGTGTGGATCTGGAGGACTACGAGGAGCAGGATCACCTGGATGCCTGCTTCAAGGACTCAGACTATG TTTACCCCTCACTGGAGTCTGACGAAGATAACCCCGTCTTCAAGTCCCGGTCAAAGAAGAGGAAAGGCTCAGACGATGCTCCGTACAGCCCCACAG CCAGGGTCGGTCCATCGGTGCCAAGACAAGACAGGCCTGTGCGTGAGGGGACCAGAGTGGCCTCCATTGAGACGGGGCTGGCAGCTGCTGCAGCCAAGCTGTCCCAGCAG GAGGAgcagaaaaacaggaagaagaagaacacCAAAAGGAAGCCGGCTCCTAACACTGCCTCCCCCTCcatctccacctctgcctccgcctccacgGGTACCACCTCGGCCTCCACCACCCCAGCATCCACCACCCCGGCCTCCACCACCCCAGCATCCACCACCCCGGCCTCCACCAGCACAGCCAGCAGCCAGGCCTCACAGGAGGGCAGCTCACCTGAGCCCCCACCTGAATCACACAGCAGTAGCCTGGCTGACCACGAATATACAGCAGCCGGCACATTCTCGGGGTCCCAGGCTGGCCGTGCCTCCCAGCCCATGGCCCCTGGAGTCTTTCTCACACAGAGGCGGCCTTCTGCATCATCCCCCAACAACACTGCTGCCAAAG